A single Biomphalaria glabrata chromosome 2, xgBioGlab47.1, whole genome shotgun sequence DNA region contains:
- the LOC129924531 gene encoding uncharacterized protein LOC129924531: protein MYLFDVEPDMEELLSSMLGNINSKIDAMNTKIAAMNQRIPDVEERIVNTDVRSDAKTSERSVGGDHENPLKPDEAVERHMQVEIYQPDLHPTDVGPAANTEEGSPDGGQENPRKPDVEVDGHLHDESHRQGLKPTDDWPYTETREGGPDGGEESRMEPDAEDEGPLHEECYQPAPRACPPDKAEDDDLYHNSPPCGFEAHPSPSSQSPMKPPLLPTILVSPALTSYTSPCVKWLSSVPTDKRAMQPQRHCNKRTINWRKRRRRRLRSPMCMVILPRNNCSHMKTNWRRRRRLLLLSAIWMTMRSRGRYNQMKANWRRRRKRILSSTWMAMKARRRGNQVKANWRRRRKRPLLTATWMAPLSSRRKPTATDRPPPTAMKFHSQCHEVESARDGHI from the coding sequence ATGTATCTTTTTGACGTAGAACCAGATATGGAGGAGCTCTTGAGCTCAATGCTAGGAAACATcaattccaagatagatgccatgaacaccaagatagccgccatgaaccaacgcatacctgatgtggaggagagaatcgtCAATACAGACGTTCGTTCAGATGCTAAAACCAGTGAGAGGAGCGttggtggtgatcatgagaacccattgaaacctgacgaagccgttgagaggCATATGCAAGTCGAGATATACCAGCCAGATctgcacccaacagacgttggtccagctgccaataCTGAAGAGggaagtcctgatggtggtcaagagaatccaaggaagcctgacgttgaagttgatggacatttgcacgacgaaagtcatcgacaaggtctgaaaccaacagacGATTGGCCCTATACTGAGACAAGAGAgggaggtcctgatggtggagaagaaagccgaatggagcctgacgccgaagacgagggacctttgcacgaggagtgctaccaacctgccccacgagcatgccctcctgacaaggctgaagatgatgacctgtaccACAATTCCCcgccctgtggatttgaagcccatcccagtccttcttcgcaaagccctatgaagccacctcttttgccaacgatcttggtatccccagcccttacatcctatacctctccatgtgtcaagtggctgtcctcggtaccgaccgacaagagagcgatgcaaccacaacgtcactgcaacaagaggacgatcaactggaggaaaagaagaaggcggcgtttgcgtagtccaatgtgcatggtgattctaccaagaaataactgcagccacatgaagaccaactggcgaagaagaagaaggctacttttgctgagtgcaatatggatgaccatgcgatcacgaggtcgatacaaccagatgaaggctaactggaggagaagaagaaaacgCATTCTGAGTTCcacgtggatggcgatgaaagcacgacggcgaggcaaccaggtcaaggcaaactggaggagaagaaggaagcgaccattgctgactgcaacatggatggcccCATTAAGCTCAAGacgcaagccaactgccaccgatcgacccccaccta